The proteins below are encoded in one region of Micromonospora pisi:
- a CDS encoding protein phosphatase 2C domain-containing protein, protein MRVTMTSAAARAGRANEDFTGAVPTAAVLIDGAGIPGTESICRHGVAWYANRLGGSLLGLLSRVPGRSLSALLAEAIEQVTDDHRHTCDVADPISPSATVAILRLSDGLIEHLVLGDSVLVLDRADGPPYVVSDPREVVISRSYLPALEAAGEGSDEYHRVLRDLRANRNQPGGFWVAKDDPSAADEAITGSSPISELTSAVLLSNGASRIVDRFRLADWPEVMAVLASSGPAEIIRRVRQAEARHAVAADDATIAHCTDLGTARPPHAEPALLPGP, encoded by the coding sequence ATGCGGGTGACGATGACGAGCGCCGCAGCACGGGCTGGACGCGCGAACGAGGACTTCACCGGCGCCGTACCGACGGCAGCGGTGCTGATCGACGGGGCCGGCATCCCCGGCACCGAATCGATCTGCCGGCACGGCGTGGCCTGGTACGCCAACCGCCTCGGCGGCAGCCTGCTCGGCCTCTTGTCACGCGTACCGGGCCGCAGCCTCTCGGCGCTGCTCGCCGAGGCCATCGAGCAGGTGACGGACGATCACCGGCACACCTGCGACGTCGCCGACCCGATCAGCCCGTCGGCGACCGTGGCAATCCTGCGCCTGTCCGACGGCCTCATCGAGCACCTGGTGCTCGGTGACTCGGTCCTCGTGCTGGACAGAGCAGACGGTCCGCCGTACGTCGTATCCGATCCTCGCGAGGTGGTCATCAGCCGGTCGTACCTGCCCGCGCTCGAGGCCGCCGGCGAGGGTAGCGACGAGTACCACCGGGTTCTCCGGGACCTGCGCGCCAACCGGAACCAGCCGGGCGGATTCTGGGTGGCCAAGGACGATCCGAGCGCGGCGGACGAGGCGATCACCGGAAGCTCTCCGATCTCCGAGCTGACCAGCGCGGTCCTACTCAGCAATGGGGCCAGCCGCATCGTGGACCGGTTCCGCCTCGCCGACTGGCCCGAGGTCATGGCCGTGCTGGCATCGAGCGGGCCCGCCGAAATCATCCGCCGGGTCCGGCAGGCGGAGGCGCGTCACGCGGTGGCGGCGGACGACGCGACGATCGCGCACTGCACCGACCTCGGCACGGCCCGACCGCCGCACGCGGAACCCGCCCTGCTACCTGGCCCGTGA
- a CDS encoding aldo/keto reductase — protein sequence MEKRKLGWTGPQVSAIGLGAMGMSDLYGPADEAESTATIHAAIDAGISLIDTADFYGMGHNEMLIGRALRERNRDEVAISVKFGGMRDPDLGWRGLDGRPEAVRNFLAYSLRRLGTDYIDVYRITRPDPKVPFEETIGAIAEQVEKGHVRHIGLSEVGADTIRRAQAVHPISDLQIEYSLLSRGIEAEILPTVRELGIGVTAYGVLSRGLLSGHWGAERELTPGDFRSFVPRFNGDNLAANLRLVDSLREIADARGASVAQVAIAWVLAQGEDIVPLVGARQRDRLTESLGALELTLSPDDLAAIERAVPAGSAAGTRYAAPDMARLDSER from the coding sequence ATGGAAAAGCGCAAGCTCGGCTGGACCGGTCCGCAGGTGTCCGCCATCGGCCTCGGTGCCATGGGGATGTCCGACCTCTACGGCCCGGCCGACGAAGCGGAGAGCACCGCCACCATCCACGCCGCCATCGACGCCGGAATATCCCTGATCGACACCGCCGACTTCTACGGCATGGGCCACAACGAGATGCTGATCGGCCGGGCGCTGCGCGAACGGAACCGGGACGAGGTCGCGATCAGCGTCAAGTTCGGTGGGATGCGCGACCCTGACCTCGGCTGGCGCGGTCTCGACGGGCGCCCCGAGGCGGTCCGCAACTTCCTCGCGTACTCGCTGCGCCGGCTCGGCACCGACTACATCGACGTCTACCGAATCACCCGGCCCGACCCGAAGGTCCCGTTCGAAGAGACCATCGGGGCGATCGCCGAGCAGGTGGAGAAGGGCCACGTACGCCACATCGGCCTCTCCGAGGTCGGCGCCGACACCATCCGACGGGCCCAGGCGGTGCACCCGATCAGCGACCTCCAGATCGAATACTCGCTGCTCTCCCGGGGCATCGAGGCGGAGATCCTGCCCACCGTCCGGGAACTCGGCATCGGCGTCACCGCCTACGGAGTCCTCTCCCGGGGCCTGCTCAGCGGCCATTGGGGCGCCGAACGGGAACTCACCCCCGGCGACTTCCGCAGCTTCGTACCCCGGTTCAACGGCGACAACCTCGCCGCGAACCTGCGCCTGGTCGACTCGTTGCGGGAGATCGCCGATGCCCGGGGCGCGAGCGTCGCGCAGGTCGCCATCGCCTGGGTGCTCGCCCAGGGCGAGGACATCGTCCCGCTGGTCGGTGCCCGCCAGCGGGACCGGCTGACCGAGTCGCTCGGTGCGCTGGAGTTGACGCTCAGCCCCGACGACCTGGCCGCGATCGAGCGTGCCGTGCCGGCCGGATCGGCCGCCGGAACCCGTTATGCCGCCCCCGACATGGCCCGCCTCGACAGCGAACGGTGA
- a CDS encoding energy-coupling factor ABC transporter permease, which produces MQNIAMHISNGIINGPVAAIYAAFALVVLTFCVIRGRRDLDDRLAPMAGLVAAFIFAVQMLNFPIFTGAVSGHLLGGALAAMLVGPWVGALCVSVVLIVQALVFGDGGVAMLGLNITNMAIIGTAAGYLLIALLLRVLPRTPAGLAATGFVSAVVSVVVASQGFILQYWLGGTTDLGGSLGGLAGTMAGAHLLIGIGEGLITATTVVTVAKVRPDLVYALRGLRTVPALSNPVTGGAR; this is translated from the coding sequence GTGCAGAACATCGCGATGCACATCTCCAACGGGATCATCAACGGTCCCGTTGCCGCGATCTACGCGGCGTTCGCGCTGGTGGTGCTCACCTTCTGCGTGATTCGCGGCCGGCGCGACCTGGACGACCGGCTGGCACCGATGGCCGGACTGGTGGCGGCGTTCATCTTCGCCGTACAGATGCTCAACTTTCCGATCTTCACCGGCGCGGTCAGCGGACACCTGCTCGGTGGGGCGCTCGCCGCGATGCTGGTCGGCCCCTGGGTCGGCGCGCTCTGCGTGTCCGTGGTGCTGATCGTCCAGGCACTCGTCTTCGGCGACGGCGGCGTCGCCATGCTCGGACTGAACATCACCAACATGGCGATCATCGGCACCGCCGCCGGTTACCTGCTGATCGCCCTCCTGCTCCGGGTCCTGCCGCGTACGCCGGCCGGGCTCGCGGCGACCGGCTTCGTCTCCGCCGTGGTCAGCGTCGTGGTCGCGTCGCAGGGCTTCATCCTGCAGTACTGGCTCGGCGGCACCACCGATCTTGGCGGCTCGCTCGGCGGGCTCGCCGGCACCATGGCCGGCGCGCACCTGCTCATCGGCATCGGCGAAGGGCTGATCACGGCCACCACCGTGGTCACCGTCGCCAAGGTACGACCCGATCTCGTCTACGCCCTGCGCGGCCTGCGGACCGTGCCGGCGCTCTCGAACCCGGTTACCGGAGGTGCGCGGTGA
- a CDS encoding serine hydrolase domain-containing protein: MATAVLVGGLTAPAAAEPAATGHTDGGLPVAALDAALREITDAGMVGVFAEVRDGRATWRGAGGIADITTGRPVRPDYRHRVGSITKTFVSTTVLQLVGEGRISLDAPVRRYLPGLMPDDAVTVRMLLNHRSGIGSYDQVIFATAEQVEQHRTTTFTPRELVRTGLDMPRTNPPGAAFAYSNTNYILAGLIVERVTGRPAAEEIRRRILRPLELRDTYFPGTEPRITGPHSRGYVPWYEGELRDFTDYNMSWGQMAGELVSTTADLDRFYRALLDGRLLRAAQQAELLRFLPTNPADPTGLRYGLGLLSLPLACGDAYGHDGQVFGYHTLSLHSPDGKRQVSVALNVSHYQYPADPISAATIQLVDAALCGGETVDAARISVPRGLPLTPAPGLLPPAQLR; the protein is encoded by the coding sequence CTGGCCACAGCCGTACTCGTCGGGGGTCTGACGGCCCCGGCGGCCGCGGAGCCGGCAGCCACCGGTCACACCGACGGCGGGCTGCCGGTCGCGGCGCTCGACGCGGCGCTGCGGGAAATCACCGATGCCGGCATGGTCGGGGTCTTCGCCGAGGTACGCGACGGCCGGGCCACCTGGCGCGGCGCCGGCGGCATCGCCGACATCACCACCGGCCGACCGGTACGCCCCGACTACCGGCACCGGGTCGGCAGCATCACCAAGACCTTCGTCTCCACCACAGTGCTCCAACTCGTCGGCGAGGGCAGGATCTCGCTCGACGCACCGGTCCGGCGCTACCTGCCGGGCCTGATGCCGGACGACGCCGTGACCGTACGGATGCTGCTGAACCACCGCAGCGGGATCGGCAGCTACGACCAGGTCATCTTCGCCACCGCCGAGCAGGTCGAGCAGCACCGGACCACCACGTTCACTCCGCGCGAACTGGTCCGGACCGGGCTCGACATGCCGCGCACGAACCCGCCCGGTGCCGCCTTCGCCTACTCGAACACCAACTACATCCTGGCCGGGCTGATCGTCGAGCGGGTCACCGGCCGACCGGCCGCCGAGGAGATCCGCCGCCGGATCCTGCGCCCGCTGGAACTACGCGACACCTACTTCCCCGGCACCGAGCCGCGCATCACCGGCCCGCACAGCCGGGGCTACGTGCCCTGGTACGAGGGCGAGTTGCGGGACTTCACCGACTACAACATGTCCTGGGGCCAGATGGCCGGCGAGCTGGTCTCGACCACCGCCGACCTGGACCGCTTCTACCGCGCGCTGCTCGACGGCCGACTACTGCGCGCGGCCCAACAGGCCGAACTGTTGCGGTTCCTGCCGACCAACCCGGCCGACCCGACCGGCCTGCGTTACGGACTCGGCCTCCTGTCGCTGCCGCTGGCCTGCGGCGACGCGTACGGACACGACGGTCAGGTGTTCGGCTACCACACGCTGTCGCTGCACTCCCCGGACGGGAAACGGCAGGTGAGCGTGGCGCTGAACGTCAGCCACTACCAGTACCCCGCAGACCCGATCAGCGCGGCGACGATCCAACTCGTCGACGCCGCACTCTGTGGTGGTGAGACCGTCGACGCGGCGCGTATCTCCGTACCGCGGGGCTTGCCGCTCACCCCGGCACCAGGCCTCCTACCCCCCGCCCAGCTCCGCTAA
- the hutU gene encoding urocanate hydratase: protein MYQPVRAARGSTRTAVGWAQEAAMRMLMNNLDPEVAERPEDLVVYGGTGRAARDWPSYHALIRTLTELRDDETMLVQSGRPVGVLRTHEWAPRVLLANSNLVGDWANWPEFRRLEQLGLTMYGQMTAGSWIYIGTQGILQGTYETFAAVAAKRFNDTLAGTLTLTAGCGGMGGAQPLAVTMNGGACLIVDVDPERLARRVRDRYLDQVADSLDEAIEAVLAAKRERRPLSVGVVGNAAVVFPELLVRGVEIDIVTDQTSAHDPLSYLPVGVELAEAAEYAAAKPAEFTDRARSSMARHVAAMVGFLDAGAEVFDYGNSIRGEAQLAGYERAFDFPGFVPAYIRPLFCEGRGPFRWAALSGDPADIAATDRAVLDLFPENESLARWIRMAGERVAFQGLPARICWLGYGERDRAGVRFNEMVASGELSAPVVIGRDHLDAGSVASPYRETEAMADGSDAIADWPLLNALVNTASGASWVSIHHGGGVGIGRSIHAGQVCVADGTALAGQKIERVLTNDPAMGVLRHVDAGYPAAADVATRTALTVPMTQA from the coding sequence ATGTACCAACCCGTTCGCGCCGCGCGCGGCAGCACCCGTACCGCCGTGGGGTGGGCCCAGGAAGCGGCCATGCGGATGCTGATGAACAACCTCGACCCGGAGGTCGCCGAGCGCCCCGAGGATCTGGTCGTGTACGGCGGCACCGGGCGGGCCGCCCGGGACTGGCCCTCGTACCACGCGCTGATCCGGACCCTCACCGAGCTCCGGGACGACGAGACCATGCTGGTCCAGTCCGGTCGGCCGGTCGGGGTGCTGCGTACGCACGAATGGGCGCCCCGGGTCCTGCTGGCCAACTCCAACCTGGTCGGCGACTGGGCCAACTGGCCCGAGTTCCGCCGCCTGGAACAGCTCGGCCTGACCATGTACGGCCAGATGACCGCCGGATCGTGGATCTACATCGGCACCCAGGGCATCCTCCAGGGCACCTACGAGACGTTCGCCGCGGTCGCCGCCAAGCGGTTCAACGACACCCTCGCCGGCACCCTCACCCTCACCGCCGGCTGCGGCGGGATGGGCGGCGCCCAACCGCTCGCGGTGACCATGAACGGCGGCGCCTGCCTGATCGTCGACGTCGACCCCGAGCGGCTCGCCCGCCGGGTCCGGGACCGCTACCTGGACCAGGTCGCCGACTCGCTGGACGAGGCGATCGAGGCGGTGCTGGCCGCGAAACGGGAGCGCCGCCCCCTCTCCGTCGGCGTCGTCGGCAACGCCGCCGTGGTCTTCCCCGAGCTGCTGGTACGCGGCGTCGAGATCGACATCGTCACCGACCAGACCAGCGCGCACGACCCGCTGTCGTACCTGCCGGTCGGGGTCGAACTCGCCGAGGCGGCCGAGTACGCCGCCGCGAAGCCGGCCGAGTTCACCGACCGGGCCCGCTCCTCGATGGCCCGGCACGTGGCGGCGATGGTCGGTTTCCTCGACGCCGGGGCCGAGGTCTTCGACTACGGCAACTCGATCCGGGGCGAAGCGCAGCTCGCCGGATACGAGCGCGCCTTCGACTTCCCCGGCTTCGTGCCGGCGTACATCCGGCCGCTCTTCTGCGAGGGTCGGGGCCCGTTCCGCTGGGCCGCGCTCTCCGGTGACCCGGCCGACATCGCCGCCACCGACCGGGCCGTGCTGGACCTGTTCCCGGAGAACGAATCACTGGCGCGGTGGATTCGGATGGCCGGCGAACGGGTCGCCTTCCAGGGGCTGCCGGCCCGGATCTGCTGGCTCGGCTACGGCGAACGGGACCGGGCCGGGGTCCGGTTCAACGAGATGGTCGCCTCCGGTGAACTCTCCGCCCCGGTGGTGATCGGGCGGGACCACCTGGACGCCGGGTCGGTCGCCTCGCCGTACCGGGAGACCGAGGCGATGGCCGACGGCTCCGACGCCATCGCCGACTGGCCGCTGCTCAACGCACTGGTCAACACCGCCAGCGGCGCGTCCTGGGTCTCCATCCACCACGGTGGTGGTGTTGGCATCGGCCGGTCGATCCACGCCGGGCAGGTCTGCGTCGCCGACGGCACCGCGCTCGCCGGGCAGAAGATCGAACGCGTACTCACCAACGACCCGGCGATGGGCGTGCTCCGCCACGTCGACGCCGGCTACCCCGCCGCCGCCGACGTCGCCACCCGTACCGCTCTCACCGTCCCCATGACCCAGGCGTAA
- a CDS encoding GNAT family N-acetyltransferase → MTLRFALDPELTTELRQQIVTLWTVVTNAGGAVGFVAPVSEDEVRTVAEAAFAGIAEGPDRLLVGYTDDNRPAAFLIFTSNRFALKEHWQVLKRVMVHPGLQGTGNGVALMAEAERVGRELGLEALQVTVRGGLNLERFYQRCGYREVGRLPAALRLSPGDDRDEILMWLPLV, encoded by the coding sequence GTGACCCTCCGCTTCGCACTCGATCCCGAGCTGACCACAGAGCTACGGCAACAGATCGTCACGCTCTGGACGGTGGTGACCAACGCAGGCGGTGCGGTCGGTTTTGTCGCCCCGGTGAGCGAGGACGAGGTCCGCACCGTCGCGGAAGCGGCCTTCGCCGGCATCGCCGAGGGTCCCGACCGCCTGCTGGTCGGCTACACCGACGACAACCGACCGGCCGCCTTCCTGATCTTCACCTCGAACCGGTTCGCGCTGAAGGAACACTGGCAGGTGCTCAAGCGGGTAATGGTCCACCCCGGCCTCCAGGGCACCGGCAACGGCGTGGCACTGATGGCCGAGGCCGAACGGGTCGGCCGCGAACTGGGGCTGGAGGCGCTCCAGGTGACCGTCCGGGGTGGGCTGAACCTGGAACGGTTCTACCAGCGGTGCGGCTACCGCGAGGTGGGCCGGTTGCCGGCCGCACTGCGCCTGTCGCCGGGCGACGACCGCGACGAGATCCTGATGTGGCTGCCGCTGGTCTGA
- a CDS encoding TetR family transcriptional regulator: protein MADTTLTSGQILEAAEDVLRRFGPAKTTVVDVARVLGVSHGSVYRHFPSKAALREAVAERWLERAHAPLPALTSADLPASQRLRAWLTTLAAEKRTKALEDPELFATYMVLVRESSAVVAEHVEDLIRQIALIIEDGVADGDFAATDVHRTARAVLQATARWHDPVHAPDWVEPGVADALEAVCDLVLDGLRVRN from the coding sequence ATGGCCGACACCACTCTGACCTCCGGGCAGATCCTCGAAGCGGCGGAGGACGTCCTCCGCCGCTTCGGCCCCGCCAAGACGACCGTGGTCGACGTGGCCCGGGTCCTCGGGGTCAGCCACGGCAGTGTCTACCGGCACTTCCCCAGCAAGGCGGCGCTTCGGGAGGCGGTCGCCGAGCGGTGGCTGGAGCGAGCGCACGCGCCGCTACCCGCGCTGACCAGCGCCGACCTGCCCGCATCACAGCGGTTGCGGGCGTGGCTCACCACGCTCGCCGCCGAAAAACGCACCAAGGCGCTGGAGGACCCGGAGCTTTTCGCCACCTACATGGTGCTGGTGCGGGAGAGCAGCGCGGTGGTCGCCGAACACGTCGAGGACCTGATCCGGCAGATCGCCCTGATCATCGAAGACGGCGTGGCGGACGGAGACTTCGCCGCGACGGACGTGCACCGGACCGCGCGGGCGGTGCTCCAGGCCACCGCCCGCTGGCACGACCCCGTGCACGCACCTGACTGGGTGGAGCCCGGCGTCGCCGACGCCCTGGAGGCGGTCTGTGACCTGGTCCTCGACGGCCTACGCGTACGGAACTGA
- the bcp gene encoding thioredoxin-dependent thiol peroxidase codes for MTSPRLTPGDLAPEFTLPTDDGKTLALKELRGRKVVLYAYPAAMTPGCTKQACDFRDSLASLQAAGYEVVGISPDQPAKLAKFRERDAITFPLVADVDKAVLTAYGAYGEKQLYGKTVTGVIRSTFVIDADGRIERALYNVKATGHVAKLRRDLGLD; via the coding sequence ATGACGAGTCCTCGCCTCACGCCGGGCGATTTGGCGCCAGAATTCACGCTGCCGACGGACGACGGCAAGACACTCGCCCTGAAGGAGCTACGCGGACGGAAGGTCGTGCTCTACGCGTACCCGGCCGCGATGACGCCCGGCTGCACCAAGCAGGCGTGCGACTTCCGGGACTCGCTGGCCTCGCTCCAGGCCGCCGGGTACGAGGTGGTCGGCATCTCCCCCGACCAGCCGGCCAAGCTGGCGAAGTTCCGCGAACGTGACGCGATCACGTTCCCGCTCGTCGCCGACGTGGACAAGGCGGTGCTGACCGCGTACGGCGCGTACGGCGAGAAGCAGCTCTACGGCAAGACGGTCACCGGAGTGATCCGCTCCACCTTCGTCATCGACGCTGACGGCCGGATCGAACGGGCGCTCTACAACGTCAAGGCGACCGGGCACGTGGCGAAGCTTCGCCGCGATCTCGGCCTGGACTGA
- a CDS encoding flavin reductase family protein: MHVVPGLKVLYFGTPVVLISSRNPDGSTNLAPISSAWWLDQSAMLGLGNSGQTTANLLRERECVLNLPSSSMVDAVDRIALTTGRAAVPVHKREQGYRYEPNKFALAGLTEQPSELVQPSRVAQCPIQLECRVVSSYPFGGPTPECTAFQVEVLRTHVEESLVIPGTRHVDPIGWDPLIMKFCEFFGGGKNVHPSRLADGWNMPHQLQRTVG, translated from the coding sequence ATGCACGTTGTTCCCGGACTCAAGGTGCTGTACTTCGGGACCCCGGTGGTGCTGATCAGCTCCCGCAACCCCGACGGCAGCACCAATCTGGCCCCGATCTCCTCGGCCTGGTGGCTGGACCAGTCGGCAATGCTCGGCCTCGGCAACAGCGGACAGACGACGGCGAACCTGCTCCGCGAGCGCGAGTGCGTACTCAACCTGCCGTCGTCGTCGATGGTCGACGCGGTCGACCGGATCGCACTCACCACCGGTCGCGCGGCGGTGCCCGTACACAAACGCGAACAGGGCTACCGGTACGAGCCGAACAAGTTCGCCCTGGCCGGGCTGACCGAACAGCCGTCAGAACTGGTTCAGCCGTCCCGGGTGGCGCAGTGTCCGATCCAACTGGAGTGCCGGGTCGTCTCGTCGTACCCGTTCGGTGGTCCGACGCCCGAATGCACCGCCTTCCAGGTCGAGGTGCTCCGCACCCATGTCGAGGAGAGCCTCGTCATTCCCGGTACGCGTCACGTCGACCCGATCGGCTGGGACCCGTTGATCATGAAGTTCTGCGAGTTCTTCGGGGGCGGGAAGAACGTGCACCCGTCCCGGCTCGCCGACGGCTGGAACATGCCACACCAGCTCCAGCGGACGGTCGGCTGA
- a CDS encoding GNAT family N-acetyltransferase: protein MPELSLPTVRVRRSFLDAMAEFRGEGRGDPADTSMIGSELRDFGHRWSSPDGFSTYVDWLRSQVREDSPRPDGHVPSTTLWWVEDDDYLGRLAIRHRLTPGLLEYGGHIGYDVRPSARRRGYATAMLRAALPVARGLGIESALVTCDVTNVASRKVIEANGGVLEDQRGDKWRFWLPTS from the coding sequence ATGCCCGAGTTGAGCCTGCCTACCGTACGCGTGCGTCGATCCTTCCTTGACGCCATGGCCGAGTTCCGCGGCGAAGGGCGGGGAGATCCCGCCGACACCAGCATGATCGGCAGTGAGCTCCGCGATTTCGGGCACCGTTGGTCGTCGCCGGACGGCTTCTCCACGTACGTCGACTGGCTGCGGTCCCAGGTGCGGGAGGACTCACCCCGGCCGGACGGCCACGTGCCGTCGACGACACTGTGGTGGGTCGAGGACGACGACTACCTCGGTCGCCTCGCGATCCGGCACCGTCTGACACCCGGCCTGCTTGAGTACGGCGGTCACATTGGCTACGACGTTCGGCCATCGGCGCGGCGCCGTGGTTACGCCACCGCGATGCTGCGCGCCGCGTTGCCGGTGGCGCGGGGCCTGGGCATCGAATCCGCGTTGGTGACGTGCGACGTCACCAACGTCGCCTCCCGCAAGGTGATCGAGGCCAACGGCGGGGTCCTCGAGGATCAGCGCGGTGACAAGTGGCGCTTCTGGCTGCCGACCTCCTGA
- a CDS encoding class I SAM-dependent methyltransferase: MDGTRFRRTIARTPLAPVAAFPKRLLRVARHDARVLSVSARWLLTSREHHNYTYDLTRLSREHLAWFVSVLTDTPVKQVRDYLAEIESDQALRQHIERTTATSARRGLADRQVRYARRIGWYAIVRATRPAHVVETGVDKGLGTCVLASALLRNAAEGHPGRVTSLDINPEAGYLARVEPWAGVVDLVIGDSIASIRALDRPVDLFLHDSDHSAGHERNEFEAVESKLSPDAMLLTDNVTVTNVLAEHAERTGRRFLAYRETPARHWFPGDGIGVAW; this comes from the coding sequence GTGGATGGGACCCGGTTCCGACGCACGATCGCCCGTACCCCCCTCGCGCCCGTGGCGGCCTTCCCCAAACGGCTGCTCCGGGTCGCCCGACACGACGCCCGGGTGCTCAGCGTCTCGGCCCGCTGGCTGCTCACCTCGCGCGAACACCACAACTACACGTACGACCTGACCCGGCTGAGCCGTGAACACCTCGCCTGGTTCGTCAGCGTCCTGACCGACACCCCGGTCAAGCAGGTCCGCGACTACCTCGCCGAGATCGAGTCCGACCAGGCGCTGCGGCAGCACATCGAACGGACCACGGCGACCTCGGCGCGGCGCGGCCTGGCCGACCGCCAGGTGCGCTACGCGCGACGGATCGGCTGGTACGCGATCGTCCGCGCCACCCGACCGGCGCACGTGGTCGAGACCGGTGTGGACAAGGGACTCGGCACCTGCGTGCTCGCCTCCGCACTGCTCCGCAATGCCGCCGAGGGCCACCCCGGCCGGGTCACCTCGCTCGACATCAACCCGGAGGCCGGCTACCTGGCCCGGGTGGAGCCGTGGGCCGGCGTGGTGGACCTGGTCATCGGCGACTCGATCGCCTCGATCCGGGCGCTGGATCGCCCGGTCGACCTGTTCCTGCACGACAGCGACCACAGCGCCGGTCACGAACGCAACGAGTTCGAGGCGGTCGAGTCGAAGCTGTCGCCCGACGCGATGCTGCTCACCGACAACGTCACGGTGACCAACGTTCTTGCCGAGCACGCCGAGCGGACCGGTCGCCGCTTCCTCGCCTACCGCGAGACCCCGGCCCGGCACTGGTTCCCCGGTGACGGCATCGGGGTCGCCTGGTAG
- a CDS encoding PDGLE domain-containing protein translates to MKQRHWGFIVGGLIVAFLLAGVVSNFASSHPDGLDSSLRAGCTFDADDNITGGSCPAQQTRDHELADSPLADYGVKGVENAYLSTGLSGIAGVLITFALGGGLFWLTRRRGTRADGTEPTGADIPMAGATAGTEAVK, encoded by the coding sequence GTGAAGCAACGACACTGGGGATTCATCGTCGGCGGACTGATCGTCGCGTTCCTGCTCGCCGGGGTGGTGAGCAACTTCGCCTCGTCCCACCCGGACGGGCTCGACTCCTCACTCCGTGCGGGCTGCACCTTCGACGCCGACGACAACATCACCGGCGGAAGCTGCCCGGCTCAGCAGACCAGGGACCACGAACTCGCCGACAGCCCGCTCGCCGACTACGGGGTGAAGGGGGTGGAGAACGCGTACCTCTCCACCGGTCTCTCCGGGATCGCCGGAGTGCTGATCACCTTCGCCCTCGGCGGCGGCCTCTTCTGGCTGACCCGTCGCCGGGGCACCCGCGCCGACGGTACGGAGCCGACCGGCGCCGACATCCCCATGGCCGGCGCCACCGCCGGCACCGAAGCGGTGAAGTAG
- a CDS encoding MurR/RpiR family transcriptional regulator: MDQVLDLFHGVRLTPTQRRIAHSLVQHAASAAYLSAAEIAELAQVSQPSVTRFAIALGYDGYPALRRRLREITAAGHGRPAADVPVGNELQRAVRDEVENLHRLAEQLVDPDRVTAAGALLANSRPLPVLGLRAAAPLAAYFAYFAAKVHPDVRVLDTGGSLLADRLDQAQTAGATALLAIVLPRYPRESLDALREARLAGLSVVVITDSAVSPAAEYADIVLPAAVGAQLVFDLHTAPMTLAMVLLQAICDAAPSHTQRRLEEFEQSAARRQVFLN; this comes from the coding sequence ATGGACCAGGTGCTCGACCTGTTCCACGGCGTCCGGCTGACCCCGACCCAGCGCCGGATCGCGCACAGCCTCGTCCAGCACGCCGCCTCGGCGGCCTACCTGTCGGCCGCCGAGATCGCCGAACTCGCCCAGGTCAGCCAACCCTCGGTGACCCGGTTCGCGATCGCGCTCGGCTACGACGGCTACCCGGCCCTACGCCGCCGGCTCCGCGAGATCACCGCCGCCGGACACGGCCGACCAGCCGCGGACGTACCCGTCGGCAACGAACTCCAGCGGGCGGTCCGCGACGAGGTGGAGAACCTGCACCGGCTCGCCGAACAGCTGGTCGACCCGGACCGGGTGACCGCCGCCGGGGCACTGCTGGCCAACAGCCGCCCCCTGCCGGTGCTCGGCCTGCGCGCCGCCGCCCCGCTCGCCGCGTACTTCGCCTACTTCGCGGCCAAGGTGCACCCGGACGTACGGGTGCTCGACACCGGCGGCAGCCTCCTCGCCGACCGGCTCGACCAGGCCCAGACGGCCGGGGCCACCGCCCTGCTGGCGATCGTGCTGCCGCGCTACCCGCGCGAATCGCTCGACGCGCTCCGCGAGGCCCGGCTGGCCGGACTCTCCGTCGTCGTGATCACCGACTCGGCGGTCAGCCCCGCCGCCGAGTACGCCGACATCGTGCTCCCCGCCGCCGTCGGCGCCCAACTCGTCTTCGACCTGCACACCGCCCCGATGACCCTGGCCATGGTGCTGCTCCAGGCGATCTGCGACGCGGCCCCCAGCCACACCCAGCGCCGGTTGGAGGAGTTCGAACAGTCCGCCGCCCGCCGCCAGGTGTTCCTCAACTGA